TGAAATTAGAGATTACTGGCATGAATGGATTTAGTCGTTCTGAAGTTTCCTATTGGATGCAAAAATTTGAAGAGGAGTTGAATGTTGTCCTCTTTAGTGGAAAAAATCAGTGGTGTAAAGAATCTTCTATCAGAGAGTTGATTGCGATGTCTCTTCCTGTTGTCGATCGAGATGATCAACTCAGTTATATGGAATTGAAAGATTTTTCTAAAGCTAAAGGATCAAAATTAGGTAAAAATCAAACTCCTGGAAAATATCTTGAAAGATTTACAACAGTTTTTGGATCTGACTTCGTGGTTCCTTCTTATTCTGATCAAAGTTCATTAGAGATGGTGATGTTAAACAGAAAGCCTCAATATGACCAATATCTTGATAAACAAAATGCTATTGAAGAAAAAGAGAAGAGAGCACATGAAGCAATCCTATTTGAAATTAAGCGTGAGAAAGCACGTCAAGTCGAGGAGGAGGTAAAAAGAAAGAATGAAGAGAAATTGCATGCTCTAGAGGAAAAACAAGCAAAAGAACGTAAACAACGTGAAGCTGAACAGTACGAGAAAGATGCTTATCTTGAATCGTTACGTCAGCAAGAGGAAAAGAAAAAACGAGAGCAAGCGCAAGAAGATAAGAAAAGACAAGAAGAGAATAAAAGTAAGAAAGAAAGCGCTGCCTTAGAATTAATAAAGTCAGGATTAGCTTCCAGCGTATTATTAGATAAAGGTATTAAAGAGAATAAGAACTCAATCAGAAATTATAAGAACTCTTTAGTTTTAACAAACAGTTGCTTTTCAGATTCTGATTTAGAAGTTTTAAAGAATCTAGTAGGTTACTCTTTAAAGAAGACTCCTAAGCAATGGAAGAATAATAAAAAAGGGGATTTTAAATGGTTGATTGAAATTGTTGGCAATGCTAGTCTAGTATTGTCTTGGGTGAATAGTTAGATTTATGAAAACTGTATTAATATCTATAATCAGTGAACAGACCATTCCTAATGTGTTGATGATTCGTGAGCTTCGAGGTCAATATGATGAATTGGCTTTTATTACTACTTCGCAGATGGAAGAGAAGTGTGTAGGAGATCATGTGGAGATGGCTTGTGGACTTGATAAAGGGAGTGTCGGTCGTATCGTGGTGGAGCCAGATCTATTACAGCGCACCTCGGAGTTGTTGTCCGAAAATTTTTCCAATGAAAATCATTATCTGGTTAATATTACTGGGGGGACAAAGTTGATGTCGGTGGCTGTCTTTGAGTTCTTTTCGAAGATGTCTAGTGAGATTTTCTATGTGCCTATCGGAAAGAATCGTTACCGAAGAGTATTTCCTTACGATCAGGTGGAAGAGAGAGACATTCGATGTAGATTGTCTCTGAAGGCTTATTTGTTGGCTTATGGAAGATATTTCTCAGGTGAGAATAAACTTAAACGAGATGCTTCTGTTTCGATGCAACTTCTTAAGGATTTAAATAAAGTAGGCTTTGACCAGAGTAGGGTGTTTCAGATATTTCATGCACAAGAGCTTCCTGATAGAGAGGATCGTACTTACTTCTCTGGTGGGTGGTTTGAAGAGTATTGTTTTCATGTGATTCAGCAACATTTTAAAGGGAGTGATGTGTGGATGAATGTAGAAGTGCTTCGTGATAAAGATCAAGTAAAGAATGACAATGAATATGATGTGATGTTTGTCTACGAGAATGCCCTGTATGCCATGGAG
The Prolixibacteraceae bacterium DNA segment above includes these coding regions:
- a CDS encoding DUF1887 family protein, whose translation is MKTVLISIISEQTIPNVLMIRELRGQYDELAFITTSQMEEKCVGDHVEMACGLDKGSVGRIVVEPDLLQRTSELLSENFSNENHYLVNITGGTKLMSVAVFEFFSKMSSEIFYVPIGKNRYRRVFPYDQVEERDIRCRLSLKAYLLAYGRYFSGENKLKRDASVSMQLLKDLNKVGFDQSRVFQIFHAQELPDREDRTYFSGGWFEEYCFHVIQQHFKGSDVWMNVEVLRDKDQVKNDNEYDVMFVYENALYAMECKARIWKHKPTGSPLKRHLDDCLYKLAGVTKNVGLRVNSYLLVLSDLDQFSVESKENLKMRTNLLGIKGVIAQSDFNGKSDWVKKIK